From the genome of Campylobacterota bacterium, one region includes:
- the dnaN gene encoding DNA polymerase III subunit beta — MKITVDKPVLENILLHLQPFLEKKDTSQITSHILLSTDGRTLFAKATDYEIGLSMQTNSLTVEEPGSVTANGKKLLDIVRILKDEEIELELERETLHIRQKRSNFKLPTYKSSEFPSFPSTENKPNIAINSQLLIESLKKITPAADTNNPKFELNGALIDIRSNQINFVSTDTRRLALVHIDGQSDHELSIIVPKKAIIEIQKLFSENIEIYYDNTHLIIKSEDSLFFTKLINGKFPDYTRIIPKECQRTITLPKSAIVTAIKQITTISNDLKLTFQKDAILFESLSDDNIEAKTAVEIENGFDVPFILAINSRYILDFLGQINTPDFILEANESNQPFVLRENNFKTIVMPIVI; from the coding sequence ATGAAAATTACCGTTGACAAACCGGTGCTCGAAAACATATTGCTGCACTTGCAGCCCTTTCTCGAAAAGAAAGACACTTCCCAAATCACCTCCCATATCCTGCTGAGCACGGACGGACGGACCCTGTTTGCCAAAGCGACCGATTACGAGATCGGACTCTCCATGCAGACCAATTCACTCACCGTCGAAGAACCCGGCTCCGTAACCGCCAACGGTAAAAAACTCCTCGACATCGTCCGGATCCTCAAAGACGAGGAGATCGAACTGGAACTGGAACGTGAAACGCTTCACATCCGTCAGAAACGTTCCAACTTCAAACTCCCGACATACAAAAGCAGTGAGTTTCCCTCCTTCCCCTCGACGGAGAACAAACCCAACATCGCGATTAATTCCCAACTCCTGATCGAATCGCTCAAAAAAATCACCCCCGCAGCCGACACCAACAATCCGAAATTCGAACTCAACGGAGCCCTGATCGACATCCGCTCCAACCAGATCAATTTCGTCTCGACCGATACCCGTCGGTTGGCCCTCGTTCACATCGACGGTCAGAGCGATCACGAACTCTCGATCATCGTCCCGAAAAAAGCGATCATCGAAATCCAGAAACTCTTTTCCGAAAACATCGAGATCTACTACGACAATACCCATCTCATCATCAAATCCGAAGACTCGCTGTTCTTTACCAAACTGATCAACGGCAAATTCCCCGATTACACCCGTATCATCCCCAAAGAGTGCCAGCGGACCATTACGTTGCCCAAAAGCGCCATCGTTACCGCGATCAAGCAGATCACGACCATTTCGAACGACTTGAAACTGACTTTCCAGAAAGACGCCATTTTGTTCGAAAGTCTCAGCGACGACAACATCGAGGCCAAAACCGCCGTCGAGATTGAGAACGGCTTCGACGTCCCCTTCATCCTTGCGATCAACAGCCGCTACATCCTCGATTTCCTTGGGCAGATCAATACCCCCGATTTTATCCTCGAAGCCAACGAATCGAACCAGCCTTTCGTTTTGCGCGAAAACAACTTCAAAACGATCGTGATGCCGATCGTCATCTAA
- the dnaA gene encoding chromosomal replication initiator protein DnaA: protein MNSIGKQVLNALKNEISEIDYQRYIRQLEFNENDSKSNLAVFHAPNPLIANWIRTKFADKISHLFEIKTGVRPSVSIVVKTSTPATAHNPVVAAPAERPSGGSLLNPSYTFQNFVIGGSNQFAYISAKAVSEKPGIVYNPLFIYGGVGLGKTHLMQSVGNVMLSQGKTVIYTSVEQFLNDFLRHLNNKTMDRFKDKYRKCDLLLIDDIQFLSGKNQLQEEFFHTFEALRNENKQIIITSDKHPKKIGGIEERLISRFEWGLVADIQPPELETKIEIIKKKCEINRVKLDRDVINYVATIIENNTREIEGILSKLNAYSQLMGVDITIEFARNVLKEQMAEKRSNITIDLIMDTVAKELNVKPSEIRSKSRNSNIVYARRIAIYLSRSLTPNSMPQLAQYFGMKDHTAVSHTMKKIQELMKNDEDFRIKIEELSNKVSTVTDE, encoded by the coding sequence ATGAACTCTATCGGCAAACAAGTATTGAACGCGTTGAAAAATGAAATCAGCGAAATCGATTATCAGCGTTACATCCGGCAGCTTGAATTCAACGAAAACGATTCGAAAAGCAATCTGGCCGTTTTTCACGCCCCCAATCCGCTGATCGCCAACTGGATCCGCACGAAATTTGCCGATAAAATTTCCCATCTGTTTGAAATCAAAACCGGCGTCAGACCCTCCGTCTCGATCGTCGTCAAAACCTCAACTCCCGCAACCGCCCACAATCCCGTCGTAGCCGCCCCGGCGGAACGTCCCAGCGGCGGATCGCTCCTCAATCCCTCCTATACGTTTCAAAACTTCGTCATCGGGGGATCGAACCAGTTTGCCTACATCTCGGCCAAGGCGGTCAGCGAAAAACCGGGCATCGTCTACAACCCCCTTTTCATCTACGGCGGCGTCGGGCTGGGAAAAACCCACCTGATGCAATCGGTCGGAAACGTCATGCTCTCCCAGGGCAAAACCGTCATCTACACCTCGGTCGAACAGTTTCTCAACGATTTTCTCCGCCACCTAAACAACAAAACAATGGACCGTTTCAAGGACAAATACCGTAAATGCGACCTTCTTCTCATCGACGACATCCAGTTCCTGAGCGGCAAAAACCAGCTTCAGGAAGAGTTTTTCCATACGTTTGAAGCCCTTCGCAACGAGAACAAGCAGATCATCATCACCTCGGACAAACACCCCAAAAAGATCGGCGGGATCGAAGAACGGCTCATCAGCCGTTTCGAATGGGGCCTCGTGGCCGATATCCAGCCTCCCGAACTGGAGACGAAAATCGAGATCATCAAGAAAAAATGTGAAATCAACCGGGTCAAACTCGACCGCGACGTTATCAACTATGTCGCCACGATCATCGAAAACAATACCCGTGAAATCGAGGGGATCCTCTCGAAACTCAATGCCTATTCACAGCTGATGGGGGTAGACATCACCATCGAATTTGCACGAAACGTCCTCAAAGAACAAATGGCCGAAAAGCGGAGCAACATTACGATCGATCTCATCATGGACACGGTGGCCAAAGAACTCAACGTCAAACCCAGCGAAATACGCTCGAAAAGCCGTAACAGCAACATCGTCTATGCGCGCCGTATCGCCATCTATCTCTCCCGTTCCCTCACCCCCAACTCAATGCCGCAGCTGGCACAGTACTTCGGGATGAAAGATCACACCGCCGTCAGCCATACGATGAAAAAAATCCAGGAGCTGATGAAAAACGACGAGGATTTCCGCATCAAGATCGAAGAACTCTCGAACAAAGTCTCGACCGTAACCGACGAATAA
- the ruvC gene encoding crossover junction endodeoxyribonuclease RuvC: MTILGIDPGTRNCGYAIVRIEGQKIRLVEAGLIKMKSEALQYQIPQVCEAIEQIFASHTIDEVAMEDIFYAHNPKTVLKLAQFRGAVTLKLLQEYGMFAEYTPLQVKKSLTGKAKAAKEQVAFMVKQILGITKEIKPLDITDAMAVAITHAQRVKLEKNKQK, encoded by the coding sequence ATGACGATTTTGGGAATCGATCCGGGAACGCGCAACTGCGGATACGCGATCGTAAGAATCGAGGGGCAGAAAATACGTCTGGTCGAAGCGGGTCTCATCAAAATGAAAAGCGAAGCGCTGCAATATCAGATACCGCAAGTATGCGAAGCGATCGAGCAGATTTTCGCTTCCCACACGATCGACGAAGTGGCGATGGAGGATATTTTTTACGCCCACAATCCCAAAACCGTTCTCAAACTGGCCCAATTTCGTGGGGCGGTCACTCTCAAACTGTTGCAGGAATACGGAATGTTTGCCGAATATACGCCGTTGCAGGTCAAAAAATCGCTGACGGGGAAAGCCAAAGCGGCCAAAGAACAGGTAGCATTCATGGTGAAACAGATACTGGGGATTACCAAAGAGATCAAGCCGCTCGATATTACCGATGCGATGGCGGTGGCGATTACGCACGCGCAGAGAGTCAAGCTCGAAAAAAACAAGCAGAAATAA
- a CDS encoding lysophospholipid acyltransferase family protein gives MLRKTHPRLFENPGIVTKSLIGVLRLLLHEKSINRFMVKHDDKKGIEFIAAALEHLNVSYKTIHRQIEHIPSMGKVVIVANHPLGALDALCLIQMVCSVRQDKKVKIVANKMLGAIPQLKEFLIGVDNVNEKVSKHALRQIDHALQAEEAVIFFPSGEVSRAGLFGITEGAWKGGFVKFAKRNAAPILPVYIKARNTPLFYAASWIYKPLGALLLSHEMFAARNRVFEFTIGEVVSHKALNDLHVSEKRHARLFRKHLLRLSKGKKGIYPTECSIAHPVSRQEIRSELRRGEMLGMTSDGKQIVLIEQENAPNIVNEIGRLREYSFRKVGEGSGKARDVDEFDRYYHHLILWDDEALEIAGAYRIGESGWILSWLGKEGLYMNDLCEIDDAMDPILEDAIELGRSFVQPKYWGSRALDYLWQGIGAYLSHNPHIKYMYGPVSISGSFPKHAQEALVYFYTLYFGSFHNRVRARSPYRLSDYVRQEFADFFVGNDYAEDFKRLKDYLKSFDVSVPTLYKQYSELCEEGGVEFMDFGIDTDFNNCIDGYILVDVSKIKEAKRQRYIRGGE, from the coding sequence ATGTTACGAAAAACGCACCCGCGTTTGTTTGAAAATCCGGGAATCGTTACGAAAAGTTTGATCGGAGTTTTGCGATTGCTCCTGCACGAAAAATCGATCAACCGTTTTATGGTCAAACACGACGACAAAAAAGGGATCGAGTTCATCGCGGCGGCTTTGGAACACCTGAACGTTTCGTACAAAACCATCCATCGCCAAATCGAACATATTCCCTCGATGGGGAAAGTGGTGATCGTGGCCAACCATCCTCTGGGCGCATTGGACGCATTGTGCCTCATTCAAATGGTGTGTTCGGTTCGGCAGGACAAAAAAGTCAAAATCGTCGCCAATAAAATGCTCGGGGCGATTCCCCAGCTTAAAGAGTTTTTGATCGGGGTGGACAACGTCAACGAGAAAGTCTCCAAACACGCGCTGCGTCAGATCGATCATGCACTTCAGGCCGAAGAAGCGGTGATTTTTTTCCCTTCGGGCGAAGTATCGCGTGCCGGTTTGTTCGGAATCACGGAAGGGGCGTGGAAAGGGGGATTCGTGAAATTCGCCAAACGCAACGCCGCGCCGATCCTCCCCGTTTACATCAAAGCCCGCAACACTCCGCTGTTTTATGCCGCGTCGTGGATCTACAAGCCGTTGGGCGCGTTACTGCTCAGTCATGAAATGTTTGCGGCGCGTAACCGCGTATTCGAATTTACGATCGGGGAAGTCGTCAGCCACAAAGCACTGAACGATTTGCACGTCAGCGAAAAACGGCATGCACGTTTGTTTCGTAAACATCTCCTGCGTCTTTCCAAAGGGAAAAAAGGGATCTACCCGACCGAATGTTCCATCGCCCATCCCGTATCGCGGCAGGAGATTCGCAGCGAATTGCGCCGCGGAGAAATGCTGGGAATGACCAGCGACGGAAAACAGATCGTACTCATCGAGCAGGAAAACGCTCCGAACATCGTCAATGAAATCGGACGTCTTCGCGAGTATTCGTTTCGCAAGGTGGGCGAAGGGAGCGGAAAAGCACGCGATGTGGACGAATTCGACCGTTATTACCACCACCTGATTTTGTGGGACGACGAAGCGCTGGAGATTGCCGGAGCTTATCGGATCGGCGAATCCGGATGGATCCTTTCATGGCTCGGAAAAGAAGGACTGTACATGAACGATCTGTGCGAAATCGACGATGCGATGGATCCGATCCTCGAAGACGCCATCGAGCTGGGACGCAGTTTTGTCCAGCCGAAATACTGGGGAAGCCGCGCGCTCGATTATTTGTGGCAGGGGATCGGGGCGTATCTGAGTCATAATCCCCACATCAAATACATGTATGGGCCGGTGAGCATTTCGGGGAGTTTTCCCAAACACGCCCAGGAGGCGCTCGTCTATTTTTACACCCTTTATTTCGGTTCGTTCCACAATCGCGTCAGGGCCCGTTCTCCTTACCGCCTCTCCGATTACGTCCGTCAGGAGTTTGCCGATTTCTTCGTCGGAAACGATTACGCCGAGGACTTCAAACGTCTCAAAGATTATCTCAAGTCATTTGACGTGTCGGTTCCGACTCTCTACAAACAATACAGCGAATTGTGCGAAGAGGGAGGGGTAGAGTTTATGGATTTCGGCATCGATACCGATTTCAACAATTGCATCGACGGTTACATCCTCGTTGACGTTTCAAAAATAAAAGAGGCAAAGCGTCAGCGTTACATCAGAGGGGGCGAGTAA
- a CDS encoding RluA family pseudouridine synthase has translation MPFVVKKLHAPVKQKAFLFLMKELGYTQKEAQRLIAKGRLFVNGEVMDNQAGFVEGDFEFVCFEPLSKGLTPTFVANDFAVYDKPSGLIVHPQNRHTPYSLNDEIKHRFGQDANITHRIDQETSGLVLAARNKTSERVLKMMFEEREITKRYLALVRGKLEHPLDIREPLLRKEDQSSIVRMIVRVHPEGKPSRTFITPLEYFPDIDATLVEASPLTGRQHQIRVHLFHVKHPIIGDPIYGQDENDAVRFLDKEMSEEERFGNTGATRLLLHAHSLEFEYGANPYHIVSREDFVRECFEAMKVTRPL, from the coding sequence TTGCCTTTCGTCGTTAAAAAGCTCCATGCCCCCGTCAAACAAAAAGCGTTTCTCTTTCTGATGAAAGAACTGGGATACACCCAAAAAGAGGCGCAGCGTCTGATCGCCAAAGGAAGACTGTTTGTCAACGGTGAGGTGATGGACAATCAGGCGGGGTTCGTGGAGGGGGATTTCGAGTTCGTCTGTTTTGAACCGTTATCCAAAGGACTCACCCCGACGTTTGTCGCTAACGATTTCGCGGTCTACGACAAACCCAGCGGTCTCATCGTCCATCCCCAGAACCGTCATACCCCTTATTCGCTCAATGACGAAATCAAACACCGTTTCGGCCAGGACGCTAACATTACCCACCGTATCGACCAGGAAACGAGCGGGCTTGTTTTGGCCGCCCGTAACAAAACCAGCGAACGTGTTTTGAAGATGATGTTCGAGGAGCGTGAGATAACGAAACGCTATCTTGCGTTAGTACGCGGAAAGCTGGAGCACCCTTTGGACATACGCGAACCGTTGTTACGAAAAGAAGATCAAAGCAGCATCGTGCGGATGATCGTTCGTGTCCATCCCGAAGGAAAACCCTCGCGTACCTTTATCACTCCGTTGGAGTATTTTCCCGATATCGATGCGACCCTCGTCGAAGCTTCGCCGCTTACCGGCCGTCAGCATCAGATACGGGTTCATTTGTTTCACGTGAAACATCCGATCATCGGCGATCCCATTTACGGACAGGACGAAAACGATGCGGTGCGGTTTCTGGACAAGGAGATGAGCGAGGAAGAGCGATTTGGGAATACCGGGGCAACCCGGCTACTGTTGCATGCGCATTCGCTCGAATTCGAATACGGTGCCAACCCCTATCATATCGTATCGCGTGAAGATTTCGTCAGAGAGTGTTTCGAAGCGATGAAAGTTACTCGCCCCCTCTGA
- the purB gene encoding adenylosuccinate lyase gives MVERYAREEMKSKWTMQAKYQAWLDVEKAVVKAWNRLGLIPDEDAEKIVKNAGFSVERIDEIEAVTKHDLIAFTTSVSETLGDESRWFHYGMTSSDTVDTAVALQMKDSLALIIEDVKMVMESIKKRAFEHKTTLMVGRSHGIHGEPITFGLVLAVWYDEMARHLKNLEETMEVIAVGQVSGAMGNFAHAPLELEEYACEELGLKPAPASNQVIQRDRYARLATSLALVASSIEKFAVQVRHWQRTEVYECEEFFSKGQKGSSAMPHKRNPILTENITGLARMIRAYAVPAMENVALWHERDISHSSTERFWLPDAFITSDFMLHRFNGVIANLVVYPENMMKNLNLTGGLVFSQRVLLELPLKGVSREDAYRIVQRNAMKVWEGLQQGKSAINEKGESLYLQYLLDDEELRQSLSEEAIRDCFDYGYYTKNVDKIFARVFK, from the coding sequence ATGGTAGAACGTTACGCCCGTGAAGAGATGAAAAGCAAATGGACGATGCAGGCCAAATACCAGGCATGGCTCGATGTCGAAAAAGCGGTAGTCAAGGCTTGGAACCGTTTGGGGCTGATCCCCGACGAAGATGCCGAAAAGATCGTCAAAAATGCCGGATTCAGTGTTGAGCGGATCGACGAGATCGAAGCGGTGACCAAACACGATCTGATCGCATTTACGACATCGGTTTCCGAAACGCTCGGCGATGAGAGCCGCTGGTTCCATTACGGGATGACCTCTTCGGATACGGTCGACACCGCCGTCGCATTGCAGATGAAAGATTCGCTTGCCCTGATTATCGAAGACGTCAAAATGGTGATGGAGTCGATTAAAAAACGGGCATTCGAACACAAGACGACTTTAATGGTCGGACGCAGCCACGGCATCCACGGTGAGCCCATCACGTTCGGTCTCGTTCTTGCGGTCTGGTATGACGAAATGGCCCGCCATCTCAAAAACCTCGAAGAGACGATGGAAGTGATCGCCGTCGGACAGGTCTCGGGAGCCATGGGGAACTTTGCCCACGCTCCGCTCGAACTCGAAGAGTACGCGTGCGAGGAACTGGGACTCAAACCGGCACCCGCATCCAACCAGGTGATCCAGCGCGACCGTTACGCCCGTCTGGCGACGTCACTGGCGCTTGTAGCCAGTTCGATTGAAAAATTTGCCGTGCAAGTTCGTCACTGGCAGCGTACCGAAGTGTACGAGTGCGAAGAGTTTTTCTCCAAAGGGCAGAAAGGCTCTTCCGCGATGCCCCACAAACGCAACCCGATCCTGACCGAAAACATTACGGGGCTTGCGCGGATGATCCGTGCGTATGCCGTTCCGGCGATGGAGAACGTCGCCCTGTGGCACGAGCGCGACATTTCGCACAGTTCGACCGAGCGTTTCTGGCTCCCCGATGCGTTCATCACATCCGATTTCATGCTCCACCGTTTTAACGGCGTGATTGCCAATCTGGTCGTTTATCCCGAAAACATGATGAAAAACCTCAACCTCACCGGCGGGTTGGTTTTCTCTCAGCGGGTGCTGCTCGAACTTCCACTCAAAGGTGTGAGCCGCGAAGACGCCTACCGGATCGTTCAGCGCAACGCGATGAAAGTATGGGAAGGGTTGCAGCAAGGTAAAAGCGCGATCAACGAGAAAGGGGAGAGCCTCTATCTGCAGTATCTCCTCGATGACGAAGAGCTGCGCCAGAGTTTGAGCGAAGAGGCGATCCGCGATTGTTTCGACTACGGTTATTACACCAAAAATGTCGACAAAATTTTCGCCCGGGTGTTCAAATAA
- a CDS encoding ribonucleoside-diphosphate reductase subunit alpha — translation MLTIIKRNGRREPLDITKIQKYTSAAVKGLTNVSQSELEVDAQIQFRDGITSNEIQQTLIKTAVDKIDIDTPNWTFVAARLFLYDLYHRVNGFTGYGSLESYFERGEGEGRILLGLKEKYDLADLDAYIVPERDLEFNYLGIKTLYDRYLIKDRKGDPIELPQHMFMAVAMFLAQNEQDRQGWAKKFYDMISKFEVMMATPTLSNARTTRHQLSSCYIGSSPDNIEGIFDAYKEMALLSKFGGGIGWDWTQVRAMGSFIDGHKNAAGGTVPFLKITNDIAIAVDQLGTRKGAIAVYLEPWHMDVKDFLDVKKNSGEERRRAHDLFPALWINDMFMKRVVEDGIWTMFDPFDVKELTELHGAEFEKRYLELEQDPAVIKEHTKAKDLWKKILTSYFETGSPFLCFKDSANRANPNDHYGIIRSSNLCTEIFQNTQPNHYLVKLKFEDGTFITFEEEEMVKVDSGITKPAKKITALDSLDGKAIYIVEKEKVDGATAVCNLASVNLSRVHTKEDIDRIVPVAIRALDNVIDLNFYPLEKVKRTNMRSRAIGLGVMGEAQMLAEQKIVWGSQEHFDKIDEVMEAVSYNAIKASSDLAVEKGSYPEFEGSKWSRGILPMDHASAEVQNLIDRGGLFAPNYEWDALRETIKKQGMRNGYLMAIAPTSSISILTGTTQTIEPIYKRKWFEENLSGLIPVVAPKLNPDTWGYYTPAYDLDQTILVKAAAIRQKWIDQGQSLNIFITLDKASGKYLNDIYMLAWKLGLKSTYYLRSQSPEAKQDTADRSMECEGCQ, via the coding sequence ATGCTAACGATTATTAAACGCAACGGCCGTCGCGAGCCGCTCGATATTACCAAAATTCAAAAATACACCTCCGCGGCCGTGAAAGGGCTGACGAACGTTTCGCAGAGCGAACTGGAAGTCGACGCGCAGATCCAGTTCCGTGACGGGATTACGAGCAACGAGATCCAGCAGACCCTGATCAAAACGGCCGTTGACAAGATCGATATCGATACGCCCAATTGGACGTTCGTCGCCGCACGTCTATTCTTGTACGACCTCTACCACCGCGTCAACGGTTTTACGGGATACGGAAGCCTCGAGAGCTATTTTGAGCGGGGAGAAGGCGAAGGGCGGATTTTGCTCGGCCTCAAAGAAAAATACGACCTGGCCGATCTGGACGCCTACATCGTTCCCGAACGGGACCTCGAATTCAATTATCTCGGGATTAAAACGCTTTACGACCGCTACCTGATCAAAGACCGCAAGGGTGACCCGATCGAGCTTCCTCAGCACATGTTTATGGCAGTAGCGATGTTCCTGGCGCAAAATGAGCAAGACCGCCAGGGATGGGCGAAAAAATTCTACGACATGATTTCGAAATTCGAAGTAATGATGGCGACACCTACCCTCTCGAATGCGAGAACGACGCGTCACCAGCTCAGTTCGTGCTACATCGGCTCCTCTCCCGACAACATCGAAGGGATTTTTGACGCGTACAAAGAGATGGCCCTCCTCTCCAAATTCGGCGGCGGGATCGGTTGGGACTGGACGCAGGTGCGTGCGATGGGATCGTTTATCGACGGTCACAAAAACGCGGCAGGCGGTACGGTTCCTTTCCTCAAAATCACGAACGACATCGCGATTGCCGTCGATCAGCTCGGCACGCGCAAAGGGGCGATAGCGGTCTATCTCGAACCGTGGCATATGGACGTGAAAGATTTCCTCGACGTCAAGAAAAACTCGGGTGAAGAACGTCGCCGCGCCCACGATCTCTTCCCCGCCCTGTGGATCAACGACATGTTCATGAAGCGGGTCGTCGAAGACGGGATCTGGACGATGTTCGATCCCTTCGACGTGAAAGAGCTGACCGAACTCCACGGCGCCGAATTCGAAAAACGCTATCTCGAACTCGAACAGGATCCCGCCGTCATCAAAGAGCATACCAAAGCCAAAGACCTGTGGAAAAAGATCCTCACGAGCTATTTCGAAACCGGAAGCCCCTTCTTGTGCTTCAAAGACAGCGCCAACCGTGCCAATCCGAACGACCACTACGGGATCATCCGCAGTTCAAACCTCTGCACCGAGATTTTCCAGAACACGCAGCCCAACCATTACCTGGTGAAGCTCAAATTCGAAGATGGGACGTTCATCACGTTTGAAGAAGAGGAGATGGTGAAGGTCGACAGCGGAATCACGAAACCGGCGAAAAAAATCACCGCCCTCGATTCGCTGGACGGCAAAGCGATCTACATCGTCGAAAAGGAAAAAGTTGACGGTGCGACCGCGGTGTGCAACCTCGCCTCCGTCAACCTTTCGCGCGTCCACACAAAAGAGGACATCGACCGTATCGTTCCCGTAGCGATCCGTGCGCTGGACAATGTCATCGATCTGAACTTCTACCCGCTGGAGAAAGTCAAACGGACCAACATGCGCAGCCGTGCGATCGGTCTTGGGGTCATGGGTGAAGCTCAGATGCTGGCCGAACAGAAGATCGTGTGGGGGTCTCAGGAACATTTTGACAAGATCGATGAAGTGATGGAAGCGGTCAGCTACAACGCGATCAAGGCATCCAGCGACCTCGCCGTCGAAAAAGGCTCCTATCCCGAGTTCGAAGGGTCTAAATGGAGCCGGGGAATTCTACCGATGGATCACGCATCGGCGGAAGTGCAGAACCTGATCGACCGCGGAGGCCTTTTTGCCCCCAACTACGAGTGGGATGCATTGCGCGAAACGATCAAAAAACAGGGGATGCGCAACGGCTATTTGATGGCGATCGCGCCGACGTCGTCGATCTCGATCCTCACCGGAACCACCCAGACGATCGAACCGATCTACAAACGCAAATGGTTCGAAGAGAACCTTTCGGGGCTTATCCCCGTCGTGGCCCCCAAACTCAACCCCGATACGTGGGGGTACTACACCCCGGCGTACGATCTGGATCAGACGATCCTCGTCAAAGCGGCCGCCATCCGCCAGAAATGGATCGATCAGGGGCAAAGCCTCAATATCTTTATCACCCTCGACAAGGCAAGCGGCAAGTACCTCAACGATATTTACATGCTTGCCTGGAAACTGGGGCTCAAATCGACTTACTACCTCCGTTCCCAGTCGCCCGAAGCGAAACAGGATACGGCGGACCGCTCAATGGAGTGTGAAGGGTGCCAGTAA
- a CDS encoding low molecular weight protein-tyrosine-phosphatase yields the protein MKSILFVCLGNICRSPIAEGVARMLIEQGGHGITVDSAGTGSWHVGEAPCAHSVTVARNNGVDISRLRARQVTKHDFKTFDLIVALDASNYRDLKAMGCQNLVKLGDYGYGGADVPDPYFFDGFEGFENVYAMIRECVSELLAKHF from the coding sequence GTGAAGTCCATTTTATTTGTCTGTCTGGGGAACATCTGCCGCTCTCCCATCGCCGAGGGGGTCGCGCGCATGCTGATAGAGCAGGGGGGTCACGGGATCACCGTCGATTCGGCCGGGACGGGAAGCTGGCACGTCGGCGAAGCGCCGTGCGCACATTCCGTCACCGTCGCCCGCAACAACGGCGTCGATATTTCCCGCCTCCGCGCCCGTCAGGTGACAAAACACGATTTCAAAACGTTCGACCTGATCGTCGCGCTCGATGCGAGCAATTACCGGGATCTAAAAGCGATGGGATGCCAAAATCTCGTGAAACTCGGGGATTACGGATACGGTGGGGCGGATGTCCCGGATCCGTATTTTTTTGACGGCTTCGAGGGGTTCGAAAACGTCTATGCGATGATTCGCGAATGCGTCTCGGAGCTCCTCGCCAAACACTTCTGA
- a CDS encoding RsmB/NOP family class I SAM-dependent RNA methyltransferase — MSLPEAFKERLEKIVPRDRFAAILKTFDAPKQVTFRVNTLKSTPAELEAELSQAGIAFERVEWLEGVYRIAPEDKLRLTQTEAFYGGRLYIQNLSSMIAPVLLAPQPEETVLDLAAAPGGKTLLLAGMMQNTGWLSAVEPSRERFFRLCDNLKQQGVTNAHTYMTDGRSVGKKCPEMFDRILLDAPCSSEARFKTFDDKSTAFWSLHKVKETSKLQRRLLLSAFDALKPGGKLLYSTCSFSPEENESPLQHLLERHGAHLKTIPLTLPFDNVQKPLERWGKEVYDERIQNAVRILPTDTVDGFFICLLEKSS; from the coding sequence ATGAGCCTCCCCGAAGCATTTAAAGAGCGGCTGGAAAAGATCGTTCCACGTGACCGGTTCGCCGCGATCCTCAAAACCTTCGACGCCCCCAAACAGGTGACGTTTCGGGTCAACACCCTCAAATCAACCCCTGCCGAGCTCGAAGCGGAACTCTCGCAAGCAGGTATCGCCTTTGAGCGCGTCGAATGGCTGGAGGGGGTATACCGCATTGCCCCCGAGGACAAACTGCGCCTGACCCAAACGGAGGCCTTTTACGGCGGCCGCCTCTACATCCAGAACCTCTCCTCGATGATCGCCCCCGTATTGCTCGCACCGCAGCCCGAAGAGACGGTCCTTGACCTCGCCGCCGCCCCCGGGGGCAAAACGCTCCTGCTGGCGGGGATGATGCAAAACACGGGGTGGCTCTCGGCTGTCGAACCCTCCCGCGAACGGTTCTTCCGACTCTGCGACAACCTGAAGCAGCAGGGGGTCACCAATGCCCACACCTACATGACCGACGGCCGCAGCGTCGGGAAAAAATGCCCCGAAATGTTCGACCGCATTCTTCTCGATGCCCCATGTTCCTCCGAAGCGCGGTTCAAGACGTTTGACGATAAATCGACCGCTTTCTGGAGCCTCCACAAGGTCAAGGAGACTTCCAAGCTCCAGCGCCGGTTGCTCCTCTCGGCCTTCGATGCCCTCAAACCCGGAGGGAAGCTCCTCTACAGCACCTGCTCCTTCTCCCCCGAAGAGAACGAAAGCCCCCTTCAGCACCTTTTAGAGCGCCATGGAGCGCATTTAAAGACCATACCCCTCACGTTACCCTTCGACAACGTCCAAAAGCCTCTGGAACGGTGGGGGAAAGAGGTGTATGACGAGCGTATCCAAAACGCCGTGCGGATTCTCCCCACCGATACCGTCGACGGGTTTTTTATCTGCCTGCTGGAAAAATCATCGTGA